In Nocardioides dokdonensis FR1436, the following are encoded in one genomic region:
- the gdhA gene encoding NADP-specific glutamate dehydrogenase: MAHLDPILEDHYATVLARNPGEGEFHQAVLEVLETLAPVVTRHPEYTDQSVIERICEPERQLIFRVPWVDDKGNVQVNRAFRVEFNSALGPYKGGMRFHPSVYLGIVKFLGFEQIFKNALTGMPIGGGKGGSDFDPKGRSDGEVMRFCQSLMTELYRHLGEYTDVPAGDIGVGEREIGYLFGQYKRITNRYESGVLTGKGLAYGGSQVRKEATGFGTVFFTEQMLAAANKSISGKRVVVSGSGNVAIYAAQKAADLGAQVVACSDSSGYVYDGAGLDVDLLRQVKEVDRARISAYADERGSAKFVEGGSVWDVPCEVALPCATQNELGVEAARTLVANGVLAVAEGANMPCTPDAAHVFRDSGVLFAPGKAANAGGVATSALEMQQNASRDSWTFKHTEERLHQIMAGIHEGCATAAEEYGAPGDYVTGANIAGFLKVADAMLAHGVV, encoded by the coding sequence GCACCCGTCGTGACCCGGCACCCGGAGTACACCGACCAGTCGGTCATCGAGCGGATCTGCGAGCCCGAGCGCCAGCTGATCTTCCGGGTCCCGTGGGTCGACGACAAGGGGAACGTGCAGGTCAACCGGGCCTTCCGCGTCGAGTTCAACTCCGCGCTCGGCCCCTACAAGGGCGGGATGCGCTTCCACCCGTCGGTCTACCTGGGGATCGTGAAGTTCCTCGGCTTCGAGCAGATCTTCAAGAACGCCCTGACCGGGATGCCCATCGGCGGCGGCAAGGGCGGGTCCGACTTCGACCCCAAGGGCCGCAGCGACGGCGAGGTGATGCGCTTCTGCCAGTCGCTGATGACCGAGCTCTACCGCCACCTCGGTGAGTACACCGACGTCCCCGCCGGAGACATCGGCGTGGGCGAGCGTGAGATCGGCTACCTCTTCGGGCAGTACAAGCGGATCACCAACCGTTACGAGTCGGGTGTGCTGACCGGCAAGGGCCTGGCCTACGGCGGCTCGCAGGTGCGCAAGGAGGCGACCGGCTTCGGCACCGTCTTCTTCACCGAGCAGATGCTGGCCGCGGCCAACAAGAGCATCTCCGGCAAGCGCGTCGTCGTCTCCGGCAGCGGCAACGTCGCCATCTACGCCGCCCAGAAGGCCGCCGACCTCGGCGCCCAGGTCGTGGCGTGCTCGGACTCCTCGGGCTACGTCTACGACGGGGCCGGCCTCGACGTCGACCTGCTGCGCCAGGTCAAGGAGGTCGACCGGGCCCGGATCTCGGCGTACGCCGACGAGCGCGGCAGCGCCAAGTTCGTCGAGGGCGGCAGCGTCTGGGACGTGCCCTGCGAGGTGGCCCTGCCCTGCGCCACCCAGAACGAGCTCGGGGTCGAGGCCGCGCGCACCCTGGTGGCCAACGGCGTGCTCGCCGTCGCCGAGGGCGCCAACATGCCCTGCACCCCCGACGCCGCCCACGTCTTCCGCGACTCCGGTGTGCTCTTCGCCCCGGGCAAGGCCGCCAACGCCGGTGGCGTGGCCACCAGCGCCCTGGAGATGCAGCAGAACGCCTCGCGCGACTCCTGGACCTTCAAGCACACCGAGGAGCGGCTGCACCAGATCATGGCCGGCATCCACGAGGGCTGCGCCACGGCCGCCGAGGAGTACGGCGCCCCGGGCGACTACGTCACCGGCGCCAACATCGCCGGTTTCCTCAAGGTCGCCGACGCGATGCTCGCCCACGGCGTCGTCTGA